The Fervidobacterium pennivorans DNA segment GACCAGAGGTATTTGGACTAGTAGTTGGAAGGGGGTTTTAGTTGATGATTAAGGATTATTTAAACAGCGTTATCGAGGAAAAGTCTTCGAAAGATTTCATAGTCTTTTCGTCTGTGATTTTTTCGTTAGGTTTTGTCTTATCGATAATTTCTAACGCGTTCTTTTTCATTAACCATCCGGTAGTAAAAGTTTTCATTGGAATTTCGAATACGGTTTTCTTTATTGGTGTTGTGGGTATCAGTGTTGTTCTTTCAAAATGGTTCAAAAATACCGACGAAAAGCTCTACGCTCTTGCAAATTTATACCTTACCTTCACATTAGTCTTTGCTTTTATGTCCTACTTTGTACCGTTCCTTTTCCTAGTAACTGTTGCACTTATCTTAGCATTGATCACCACTGCAAAAAAATTTATTCTTGGTGAAGAACAATTGTTTGTTGGTAAACTGGTCTCTTATTTCCTTATCACTCTGTCTTTCTACACGATGGAGCTTGTGACCGAGTTGAACGAACAAATCATACGGAGGTGATTTTATGGAAGTCAAGACATTTGCTCGCGGCTTTGAACTATCAGAAGCTATCGAAAGTTACCTCAACAAAAGGTTAGAAAAAGTCAAAAGGGCGTTAGGAACTTTTGTTTCGCGGGATGATGTGAACATCGAAGCACGTTTTGACAAGGATGGACCGTACTACACTCTAAGATTGATGACGCACATCGATGGTAAAGATATCGTTGTTCAGGAAAAAGCAAATGATATTTATGGTGTTATTGACGCTGCAAGTGAAGCTTTTGAAAAATCAGTCAAGCGAGAAAGGGAACTGCACAAATCCTATCACAAATCCAATGTTAAAGGACTAACTGAAGCAATGACTGAAGAACTTGCTCCAAGATATGAAATCGAAGACGAAGAAGACAAAATAGATACGGTTAAAAGGGTTTATCTCATGCAAGCAACGTTGGAAGAGGCAATCGCTCAGATGGAAGTTATGGGACATCAGTTCTTTGTCTTCAGGAATGTCGATACTGGCGAGCTCAACATGATTTATAGAAAGAACGGAAAATACGGGTTGATAGAATTTCAGGAATAATGTAAATAAAATTATAAAGCAAAGTGCCCCAAAACGGGGCACTTTGTTAAGATGTTAGCAATTTCATATAATTCCTATAATCTTTTTAATCTTTTCCATCACCTCTTTCGGGTTTCTTCCAAAGATTCTAATCATTGCCTCTTTTCCCCAGAATCCTTCATCATATATTACATCTGGTATCCTTCCAAATTCTTTGTATGCTTGTTGAATCATCCATTCCATAGATTTTCCATCAACATTTTTAACATCTTCCGGTTCAGAATTTCTATCGTACTTGAACACAGTTAAACCGGACCTGACCGCGTTATCAACATACTCGGGACAATACCTAATATTTGTCACACACCTTACGTGTGGTGAGATAGATTTTGCAACAAGTGCCATTCTTGCAGTGTGCGAATAATCAGCAAATGACGCATCGGAAACGAAAACGGGTTTCCCTTCTTTTAGTCTGATCCTTCCCGGAAATTTAGCAACTTCAAATTCATCTTTTGACCATGGCAACGCATATGAGACGTTTTGTCCAACCTCTGGAACAGTTTTTTCTCCAACTGACAATAGCACTCCCTTTACACCGTTCAACGAATCGAGCACGTCAAATTTCATCCAATCTCTTGCAAGTATTTCTGGTTGCACTTGCTCATGGCTCCTCACAAGGACTTTTTGCAATATCTCTATAGAAGCCCTTATCGCTTCTTCTGGAGAATAACCAAGGGACAAATGGCCTGCAAATAAGCTAGAAAATGCACATCCAGTTCCATGGTATCTTCCTGATAACCGAGGCGTTTCAAAAGTAATGCGACCATACTTTACAATGATTTTGTCAACTTCTTTTCCATGACCTCCCGTTACGATAATTCTGTCTGAGGGTTCTAACCCTAATATACCTGCCTCTTCGTTGTTTAGAAGTATGAAATCAGCGTGTGCTAAATTTTCCATGACAATTTCAGGTGGTTCGAAATCATAGCCAGAGCTTGAACGTAGAATTATGTTCCAAACGATGGTTGCTGACGGGTATTTTTCCCTTATAAGTTTAATCATTTCTGGAAATATTAAGCCTACTTTTATAACTTCAGGCTTAGGCAGAACTGATAATTCCTGATCTATTTCTTCCCATTTTCGAAATCTCGCAAGGAAAACCTTGTGTGTGTTTTGGATAGTATACGCACTAACAACCCCCATGGCACTAATTCCCAAAAGAGACAAGGACTTTATATCTTGTAAAATCCCAGCACCAGCCGATGGGTCAAATCCTGAAATTACCATTACTCTTTTCTCAGCTGCACCATTCATCAAAGCATCACCTCCAAGAATTTTATTAGCCTTGACAACAAGTTAGGACAATCATTAGAAGGTTCTGCAACAAAATCCACATTTTCAAATCCTTTTATTACCTCTAGAACTCTTCTAAAGTTGAGTGAATCCCCCCACGGCGCATGGTGACATTCTTCATATGTTTTTAGGTCAGCATAGTAAATGTGGAATTCAGTTATAAAATCCTGCAATTTTTCAATAAAAGAAACTGGGTCAAAAGCGTAAATCTCTGAGTCAATCAATAAATGTCCTATGTCTAAACACATTGTGCAACCAGTCTCCTTAAGAACAAATAAATAGTCATCTGCGGAATGGAAATAATCATTCATATAAACGTTTTCCAGCCTAGTTTCAATAATTCTGTTTAATTCATAAAAGTGTTCAAGACTTTCTATAACAATATCGTAAACGTCCTTCCACGCTTCTTTTTGTTTTGCATTTGGGAAATGAGCAACAACATACTCTGCACCAAAACTTTTGGCAAATCTTGCGCTTTCGATATTAACTGTGTATGTATCGTTTCTTAAAGTTCTGTCTAAAGAAGTTGGATTTGGATGAACTGATGCATATCTAAAAACAAATGGTAGATGTATACCAAATGGTTTACCACGTTTCTCAAGAAATTCTTTCAATTTATCCAGGTCTTGCTTTTGAAAAAACGTTAATTCATACAGTTCTGCTAAAGGAAGTTCGTCTATCCTTAGTATATTTGCTCGAATGGTGCTTGTGGAAAACCCTTTTCTCCTTTTTCTGTGATAACCCTTCATTTGTCTATTTTTCCTCCGCAAAATCTTTAGTTATTTTTATCGCACAGAAAGGTCCACACATAGAACAGCCGTCCTCTGTATACTTCATCTTCTCAAATTTCTTTTGTGCCCTTTCCGCGTGTATGGCAAGTTTGAACATTTTATCCCAATCAAAATCCCTTCTTGCTCTTGCCATTTCTTCTTCCAATTTCATTGCTCTCTGGTTACCGCGTGCCACATCTGCAACAATTGCCGCTATCCTTGCAGCAA contains these protein-coding regions:
- a CDS encoding ribosome hibernation promotion factor, with the translated sequence MEVKTFARGFELSEAIESYLNKRLEKVKRALGTFVSRDDVNIEARFDKDGPYYTLRLMTHIDGKDIVVQEKANDIYGVIDAASEAFEKSVKRERELHKSYHKSNVKGLTEAMTEELAPRYEIEDEEDKIDTVKRVYLMQATLEEAIAQMEVMGHQFFVFRNVDTGELNMIYRKNGKYGLIEFQE
- a CDS encoding thiamine-phosphate synthase family protein, whose protein sequence is MNGAAEKRVMVISGFDPSAGAGILQDIKSLSLLGISAMGVVSAYTIQNTHKVFLARFRKWEEIDQELSVLPKPEVIKVGLIFPEMIKLIREKYPSATIVWNIILRSSSGYDFEPPEIVMENLAHADFILLNNEEAGILGLEPSDRIIVTGGHGKEVDKIIVKYGRITFETPRLSGRYHGTGCAFSSLFAGHLSLGYSPEEAIRASIEILQKVLVRSHEQVQPEILARDWMKFDVLDSLNGVKGVLLSVGEKTVPEVGQNVSYALPWSKDEFEVAKFPGRIRLKEGKPVFVSDASFADYSHTARMALVAKSISPHVRCVTNIRYCPEYVDNAVRSGLTVFKYDRNSEPEDVKNVDGKSMEWMIQQAYKEFGRIPDVIYDEGFWGKEAMIRIFGRNPKEVMEKIKKIIGII
- a CDS encoding sugar phosphate isomerase/epimerase family protein, with translation MKGYHRKRRKGFSTSTIRANILRIDELPLAELYELTFFQKQDLDKLKEFLEKRGKPFGIHLPFVFRYASVHPNPTSLDRTLRNDTYTVNIESARFAKSFGAEYVVAHFPNAKQKEAWKDVYDIVIESLEHFYELNRIIETRLENVYMNDYFHSADDYLFVLKETGCTMCLDIGHLLIDSEIYAFDPVSFIEKLQDFITEFHIYYADLKTYEECHHAPWGDSLNFRRVLEVIKGFENVDFVAEPSNDCPNLLSRLIKFLEVML